TTAAAACGGCTAACTTACGATTTCTATTCAAGTAGGGCGAATATAGAACGTTCGTATGCCAAATACATAGGATAAACGGCTTCTTCAAAGGATAAAGAGAATTAAAATGCTCCTTACCTAATTCCACCTTTCTTGAGGTGAGTCCGATGATCCTTTGTAAAAAAACTACAATTGTAGGCACTAACCAAACTAGAAACCTACGCTTAAAACTTTCCCGGGCATCCAATTTTTCTGACATTGAGGCGAGCCTGGTTAGATGCGGTCGGGGAGCATTCTTTTTTTACATAACAGGCGAGATTTTATATAAAAAACTCTCTGAAAAGTTGGTCCGAGAATGAGTGGACAATACGGAAATTAAAAAGTTTCGTATTCGATTGCGAAGGAAGAAGCCATGTCGAAAGAAAGAATCGTCCCGCCGTTCGCTCATTTCAAAAAAACGGCAAATATTACCCTCAAAGATTATAAGGAATTATACAAAGAATCGATAGAAAACCCTAAAAAGTTCTGGGCTAGAGAAGCTTCCGCCCGACTTACCTGGTTCAAAAAATGGAACAAGGTTTTAGAGCACGATTTTAAGAATGCAAAAGTAAAATGGTTCGAGGGAGGCAAGATCAACGTCTCTTATAATTGTTTGGATCGTTATATAGATTCTCCCTTAAAAAATAAGGCAGCAATCATTTGGGAAGGTGATAATCCTCAAGAATCCAAAACTTATACCTATTACGATCTTTATCGTGAAGTAAACAAGTTTGCAAACGTTCTAAAAAGTTCAGGGATCAGAAAAGGCGATGTGGTCATGGTCTATTTGCCTATGATCCCAGAGTTAGCCATTACGATTCTTGCATGTACGAGAATAGGCGCCATCCATTCGGTAGTGTTCGGAGGTTTTTCTCCAGAGGCTCTGCAAAGTAGGATAGAAGATTGTAAACCAAGACTGATCATAACTTCCGACGGAGGTTATAGAGGTGGTAAAAGTCTGGATCTCAAAAAGGCAGTTGATACTGCTTTGGACCAATCTTCAGAAAAAGTAAATAGTGTCATCGTGGTCAGAAGGACCGGCCAAGAAACGGAACTGAATTGGAAAGAAGGTAGAGATCATTGGTGGCATTATCTGATGAACGATCCGAATCTTCCTGCATATTGTAAGCCGGAACAAATGGATTCGGAAGATCCTTTGTTCATTCTATACACTTCGGGCTCGACTGGAAAACCAAAAGGGGTTCTCCATACAACGGGAGGATATCTTCTCGGTGTCAATATGACCTTCCATTATGTTTTTGATATTAAGCCTACGGACACTTACTGGTGTACTGCCGATATCGGTTGGGTAACAGGTCATAGTTATTTAGTGTATGGTCCACTTTCTAACGGAGCTACTTCTATCATGTTTGAAGGAGTTCCTACATATCCTGACGCTGGAAGATTCTGGGATGTGATCGATAAACACGGAGTCACAGTATTCTATACTGCGCCTACCGCGATCCGTTCCTTAATGAGAGAAGGAACGGATCCTATCGAAAAAAGAAACCTAAGCTCACTCAGACTGATCGGATCTGTAGGAGAACCTATCAACCCGGAAGCATGGGAATGGTATTTTAAACATGTTGGAAAATCCAAATGTCCTATCGTAGACACTTGGTGGCAGACGGAAACTGGAGCGATCATGATCTCTCCTTTACCTGGGGCTATCGCTCAAAAGCCCGGATCTGCTACTCTTCCATTCTTCGGAGTACAGCCTGTTCTTTTAGATGATGAAGGAAAAGAGATCAACTCTAAGGGAGAAGTTTCCGGCAATCTAGCAATCAAATCTCCTTGGCCTTCCATGATGAGAGGAGTGTTTAAGGACCCAAAAAG
The sequence above is a segment of the Leptospira hartskeerlii genome. Coding sequences within it:
- the acs gene encoding acetate--CoA ligase; translated protein: MSKERIVPPFAHFKKTANITLKDYKELYKESIENPKKFWAREASARLTWFKKWNKVLEHDFKNAKVKWFEGGKINVSYNCLDRYIDSPLKNKAAIIWEGDNPQESKTYTYYDLYREVNKFANVLKSSGIRKGDVVMVYLPMIPELAITILACTRIGAIHSVVFGGFSPEALQSRIEDCKPRLIITSDGGYRGGKSLDLKKAVDTALDQSSEKVNSVIVVRRTGQETELNWKEGRDHWWHYLMNDPNLPAYCKPEQMDSEDPLFILYTSGSTGKPKGVLHTTGGYLLGVNMTFHYVFDIKPTDTYWCTADIGWVTGHSYLVYGPLSNGATSIMFEGVPTYPDAGRFWDVIDKHGVTVFYTAPTAIRSLMREGTDPIEKRNLSSLRLIGSVGEPINPEAWEWYFKHVGKSKCPIVDTWWQTETGAIMISPLPGAIAQKPGSATLPFFGVQPVLLDDEGKEINSKGEVSGNLAIKSPWPSMMRGVFKDPKRFFDTYFSIYKGYYFTGDGARRDKDGYYWITGRVDDVINVSGHRIGSAEVESALVENLSVAEAAVVGFPHDIKGQGIYAYVTVKEGVTTNDSLKKELITTVEKMIGKIARPDVIHWAPGLPKTRSGKIMRRILRKIASSEFEGLGDISTLADPSVVEKLIEDKKKYHS